In one window of Canis aureus isolate CA01 chromosome 25, VMU_Caureus_v.1.0, whole genome shotgun sequence DNA:
- the PRR13 gene encoding proline-rich protein 13 — MWNPNAGQPGPHPYPPNVAYPGGANPAHPPPVNPAYPPGPYPTPPGAPQGNPAFPPGGPPYPAPQPGYPGCQPTGPYPPPYPPPVPGTPLVNPLPPGMGGPGMVMDKKMRKKMKKAHKKTHKHHKHGKHSSSSSSSSSSDSD; from the exons ATGTGGAATCCCAATGCCG GACAGCCAGGGCCTCATCCATATCCCCCTAACGTCGCGTACCCTGGAGGTGCCAATCCTGCCCATCCGCCACCTGTGAATCCTGCCTACCCCCCGGGCCCCTATCCAACTCCCCCAGGGGCTCCCCAGGGGAATCCAGCTTTTCCCCCTGGCGGGCCCCCTTATCCTGCGCCACAACCAGGGTACCCCGGATGCCAACCCACGggtccctacccacctccctacCCACCACCTGTTCCTGGCACGCCTCTTGTGAATCCCTTGCCACCTGGCATGGGGGGACCGGGAATGGTGATGGACAAGAAGATgcggaagaaaatgaagaaagctcATAAAAAGACGCACAAACACCACAAGCATGGCAAG cattcctcctcctcctcctcctcttccagcagTGACTCTGACTGA